In Terriglobales bacterium, a single window of DNA contains:
- a CDS encoding ribulose-phosphate 3-epimerase produces the protein LMIEDPDKYVGAFIEAGADWISVHQEACRHLHRSLNLIREKGAQTGVVINPGTPAETLTEVLDLVDYVLVMSVNPGFGGQKFIPGSLAKIKKLVALRAARGLNFRIEVDGGVGLDTIGEIVRAGAEILVAGNAVFGKGDAKKNVEKLLAAGKEATLQRV, from the coding sequence ACCTGATGATCGAGGACCCCGACAAGTACGTGGGGGCGTTCATCGAGGCGGGGGCGGACTGGATCTCGGTGCACCAGGAAGCATGTCGCCATCTGCACCGCTCCCTCAATCTAATCAGGGAGAAGGGCGCGCAGACGGGGGTGGTCATCAACCCGGGGACGCCGGCCGAGACGCTCACCGAGGTGCTCGACCTGGTGGACTACGTGCTGGTGATGTCGGTGAACCCGGGGTTCGGCGGGCAGAAGTTCATCCCGGGATCGCTGGCGAAGATCAAGAAGCTGGTGGCGCTGCGTGCGGCGCGCGGTTTGAATTTCCGCATCGAGGTGGACGGCGGAGTCGGGCTGGACACCATCGGCGAGATCGTGCGAGCGGGGGCGGAGATCCTGGTCGCCGGGAACGCGGTGTTCGGCAAGGGCGACGCGAAGAAGAACGTGGAGAAGTTGCTGGCGGCGGGCAAAGAAGCCACGCTGCAAAGAGTCTAG